The Myxococcaceae bacterium JPH2 genome has a window encoding:
- the priA gene encoding primosomal protein N' codes for MEQQHFELKPPDFRDDLSATPGSMPLRTLRANLRRELPGAARTATVRPVVSPTPALLASVAVGRPVRGEFTYLVPEALAGNLAPGQRVLVPFGRGMALGFYLGPATPPVEGGVRLKAIQRVLDDSPSLPKDLISLLRFAAEHYRYPLGEAIRGALPPGLSTAVDEKAAKADVQHFAVALVTEAPRQLSRAPAQSAAMAYLLAVGGRAPLEEVAHAIPGARETLKKLAEKGLVRMEEVELKPGVREGLQQGRPAQLTPEQDVAVRELQGAVDAAGFQPYLLHGVTGSGKTEVYLRAVEHALSRGRGSLVLVPEIALTPQLVGRFRSRFGGDVAVLHSGLKDRERLFHWQALRKGTVKIAVGVRSAVFAPVENLGLIVVDEEHDPSFKQDEKLRYQARDLAVVRGKQAGAVVVLGSATPALETLHNARSGRYKLLELKRRVDDRPMPTIEMVDLRVERPRDGVVTEEAPILSPPLLQAMEETVAKGQQVILFLNRRGHSTILLCEVCGLSLKCQDCDVCLTHHRSQNRVVCHYCGVAFPVPDRCRECTGPMLKLGIGTERVEAEVAERLPQARVARLDRDSATSAEKLTELLASFARREIDILVGTQMVAKGHDFPGVTLVCVVMADTSLAIPDFRASERTFHLLTQVAGRAGRGKDPGRVLVQTYNPEAEPVKRVLAHDFDGFAHQELEWRKALAYPPYARMASVRLEGEHPEQTASVARYLGNLVGRHMPPASAGVRLLGPALAPIARIRGKTRWQLLVKGPTHASLAPLLARLEAALAEVPSGVKVVLDVDPGAML; via the coding sequence ATGGAGCAGCAGCACTTCGAGCTGAAGCCGCCGGATTTCCGCGACGACCTGTCTGCCACTCCGGGTTCGATGCCCCTGCGTACCTTGCGTGCGAACCTCCGCCGGGAACTTCCGGGCGCGGCACGTACCGCTACAGTGCGGCCCGTCGTGAGTCCCACCCCCGCACTTCTTGCGTCCGTCGCCGTCGGTCGCCCCGTTCGCGGGGAGTTCACCTACCTTGTCCCGGAGGCGCTCGCGGGCAACCTGGCTCCAGGCCAGCGCGTGCTGGTGCCCTTCGGGCGAGGCATGGCGCTCGGCTTCTACCTGGGGCCCGCGACACCGCCCGTGGAGGGGGGCGTTCGGCTCAAGGCCATCCAGCGCGTGCTGGATGACTCGCCGTCGCTGCCCAAGGACCTCATCTCGCTCCTGCGCTTCGCGGCCGAGCACTATCGCTATCCGTTGGGCGAGGCCATCCGCGGCGCGCTGCCGCCGGGCCTCTCCACCGCCGTGGACGAGAAGGCGGCGAAGGCGGACGTGCAGCACTTCGCGGTGGCGCTCGTCACGGAAGCGCCTCGCCAGCTCTCGCGAGCGCCGGCCCAGTCCGCGGCCATGGCGTACCTGCTCGCGGTGGGCGGTCGCGCGCCGCTGGAAGAAGTGGCGCACGCCATCCCCGGTGCACGCGAGACGCTGAAGAAGCTGGCGGAGAAGGGGCTCGTGCGGATGGAGGAGGTGGAGCTGAAGCCCGGCGTGCGCGAGGGGCTCCAGCAGGGTCGCCCCGCGCAGCTCACGCCCGAGCAGGACGTGGCGGTGCGCGAACTCCAGGGCGCCGTCGACGCGGCCGGCTTCCAGCCGTATCTCCTTCACGGTGTCACCGGCAGCGGCAAGACCGAGGTGTACCTGCGCGCGGTGGAGCATGCCCTGTCGCGAGGGCGGGGCAGCCTGGTGTTGGTGCCGGAGATCGCCCTCACGCCGCAGCTCGTGGGGCGCTTCCGCAGCCGCTTCGGTGGGGACGTGGCGGTGTTGCACTCGGGGCTGAAGGACCGCGAGCGGCTCTTCCATTGGCAGGCGCTGCGCAAGGGCACGGTGAAGATCGCCGTGGGCGTGCGCTCGGCGGTGTTCGCTCCAGTGGAGAATCTGGGGCTCATCGTGGTGGACGAGGAGCACGACCCTTCGTTCAAGCAGGACGAGAAGCTGCGCTATCAGGCGCGCGACCTCGCGGTGGTGCGCGGGAAGCAGGCGGGCGCGGTGGTGGTGCTGGGCTCGGCCACGCCCGCGTTGGAGACGCTGCACAACGCGCGCAGCGGTCGCTACAAGTTGCTGGAGCTGAAGCGCCGCGTGGATGACCGCCCCATGCCCACCATCGAGATGGTGGATCTGCGCGTGGAGCGCCCGCGCGATGGCGTGGTGACGGAGGAGGCGCCCATCCTCAGTCCTCCGCTGCTCCAGGCCATGGAGGAGACGGTGGCCAAGGGCCAGCAGGTCATCCTCTTCCTCAACCGCCGCGGGCACAGCACCATCCTGCTGTGCGAGGTGTGCGGCCTGTCACTCAAGTGCCAGGACTGCGACGTGTGCCTCACGCACCATCGCTCGCAGAACCGCGTGGTGTGTCACTACTGCGGCGTGGCGTTCCCGGTGCCGGACCGCTGCCGTGAGTGCACGGGACCCATGTTGAAGCTGGGCATCGGCACCGAGCGCGTGGAGGCGGAGGTCGCCGAGCGACTGCCGCAGGCTCGGGTGGCGCGGTTGGATCGCGACTCGGCCACCAGCGCCGAGAAGCTGACGGAGCTGTTGGCCTCGTTCGCGCGTCGGGAAATCGACATCCTGGTGGGCACGCAGATGGTGGCCAAGGGACACGACTTCCCGGGCGTGACGCTGGTGTGCGTGGTGATGGCGGACACGTCGTTGGCCATCCCGGACTTCCGCGCCTCGGAGCGGACCTTCCACTTGCTCACCCAGGTGGCGGGCCGAGCCGGGCGCGGCAAGGACCCCGGCCGCGTGCTGGTGCAGACGTACAACCCGGAGGCCGAGCCGGTGAAGCGCGTGCTCGCCCACGACTTCGACGGATTCGCGCACCAGGAATTGGAGTGGCGCAAGGCCCTGGCCTACCCTCCGTACGCGCGCATGGCCTCGGTGCGGCTGGAAGGGGAGCATCCCGAGCAGACCGCCAGCGTCGCGCGCTATCTGGGCAACCTCGTGGGACGGCACATGCCGCCGGCCTCGGCGGGGGTGCGACTGCTGGGGCCCGCGCTGGCGCCCATCGCCCGCATCCGGGGCAAGACGCGCTGGCAGCTCCTGGTCAAAGGGCCGACCCATGCCTCGCTCGCCCCGCTGCTCGCCCGGCTGGAGGCGGCGCTCGCCGAGGTTCCTTCCGGAGTGAAGGTCGTCCTCGACGTGGATCCAGGGGCCATGCTGTAG
- a CDS encoding glutathione S-transferase N-terminal domain-containing protein, with product MKVYGHPASTCTRAVLTVLAEKGHEAEFVLIDLSKGEQKLPAHVARQPFGVVPVLETDDGFQMYESRAIVRFLDRTLPGVALTPADPKAYARMEQFISVEHCYFSPAAMKIIYERLLKPMRGLPMDEANVQAGREALRRPFEVVDAVLAQQQFLAGDAFSLAEVCWAPYMEYLFAVGQAELVAQYPSLNAWWNRVSTRPSWKRVTGR from the coding sequence ATGAAGGTCTACGGTCATCCAGCGAGCACGTGTACCCGAGCGGTCCTGACGGTCCTGGCGGAGAAGGGGCACGAGGCCGAGTTCGTGCTCATCGACCTCTCCAAGGGCGAGCAGAAGCTGCCCGCGCACGTGGCACGCCAGCCCTTTGGCGTGGTGCCGGTGCTGGAGACGGATGACGGCTTCCAGATGTACGAGTCGCGCGCCATCGTCCGCTTCCTGGATCGCACCCTGCCGGGCGTGGCGCTGACGCCGGCGGACCCCAAGGCCTACGCGCGCATGGAGCAGTTCATCAGCGTGGAGCACTGTTACTTCAGCCCCGCCGCGATGAAGATCATCTACGAACGGCTGCTCAAGCCCATGCGGGGCCTGCCCATGGATGAGGCCAACGTGCAGGCTGGACGCGAGGCGCTGCGCCGGCCGTTCGAGGTCGTTGACGCCGTGCTGGCCCAGCAGCAGTTCCTCGCGGGAGATGCGTTCTCGCTCGCGGAGGTCTGTTGGGCGCCCTACATGGAGTACCTGTTCGCGGTGGGCCAGGCGGAGCTCGTCGCGCAGTACCCGAGCCTCAACGCGTGGTGGAACCGCGTGAGCACGCGCCCGTCATGGAAGCGCGTCACGGGCCGCTGA
- the galU gene encoding UTP--glucose-1-phosphate uridylyltransferase GalU codes for MSSTPSKAAPLIRKCVIPAAGLGTRFLPATKAVPKEMLPIVDTPTLQYIVEEAVSAGIEDVILINGRGKGAIEDHFDIGFEIETTLRARGKTSEADKLRAIADMVRVVSIRQKEPKGLGHAVLCAKSAVGNEPFGVLLGDDMIDAEEPGIRQLARVYRQYNQAVIALMEVPDDETHMYGIAAGTDLGNGVIRIERVVEKPKKGTAPSNLAVIGRYVLPPDIFPILEQQTPGVGGEIQLTDGLATLQKSHGLLGYKFQGQRYDAGDKVGYLKANIAYGLKRPELREGLLAYLREVVKTEKS; via the coding sequence ATGTCCTCCACTCCATCGAAGGCAGCGCCGCTGATCCGCAAGTGCGTCATTCCCGCCGCCGGTCTGGGCACCCGTTTCCTTCCGGCGACGAAGGCGGTCCCGAAGGAGATGCTGCCCATCGTGGACACACCCACTCTCCAGTACATCGTGGAAGAGGCGGTGTCCGCGGGCATCGAGGACGTCATCCTCATCAATGGCCGCGGCAAGGGCGCCATCGAGGACCACTTCGACATCGGCTTCGAGATTGAGACCACGCTGCGCGCGCGCGGCAAGACGAGCGAGGCCGACAAGCTGCGCGCCATCGCGGACATGGTGCGCGTCGTCAGCATCCGCCAGAAGGAGCCCAAGGGCCTCGGACACGCGGTGCTCTGCGCCAAGAGCGCGGTGGGCAACGAGCCCTTCGGCGTGCTGCTCGGCGACGACATGATTGACGCCGAGGAGCCGGGCATCCGCCAGCTCGCGCGCGTCTACCGCCAGTACAACCAGGCCGTCATCGCGCTCATGGAAGTGCCGGACGACGAGACGCACATGTACGGCATCGCCGCGGGCACGGACCTGGGCAACGGCGTCATCCGCATCGAGCGCGTGGTGGAGAAGCCCAAGAAGGGCACCGCGCCGTCGAACCTCGCCGTCATCGGCCGCTACGTGCTGCCGCCCGACATCTTCCCCATCCTGGAGCAGCAGACCCCCGGTGTGGGTGGTGAAATCCAGCTCACCGATGGTCTGGCCACCCTCCAGAAGTCCCACGGCCTGCTTGGCTACAAGTTCCAGGGACAGCGCTATGACGCGGGGGACAAGGTGGGCTACTTGAAGGCGAACATTGCCTACGGCCTCAAGCGCCCCGAGCTGCGAGAAGGGCTGCTCGCGTACCTGCGAGAGGTCGTCAAGACGGAGAAGTCGTGA